One genomic segment of Equus przewalskii isolate Varuska chromosome 13, EquPr2, whole genome shotgun sequence includes these proteins:
- the DBN1 gene encoding drebrin isoform X1, whose translation MAGVSFSGHRLELLAAYEEVIREESAADWALYTYEDGSDDLKLAASGEGGLQELSGHFENQKVMYGFCSVKDSQAALPKYVLINWVGEDVPDARKCACASHVAKVAEFFQGVDVIVNASSVEDIDAGAIGQRLSNGLARLSSPVLHRLRLREDENAEPVGTTYQKTDAAVEMKRINREQFWEQAKKEEELRKEEERKKALDERLRFEQERMEQERMEQEERERRYREREQQIEEHRRKQQTLEAEEAKRRLKEQSIFGDQQDEEEETQMKKSESEVEEAAAIIAQRPDNPREFFKQQERVASASAGSCDVPSPFNHRPGRPYCPFIKASDSGPSSSSSSSSSPPRTPFPYITCHRTPNLSSSLPCSHLDSHRRMAPTPIPTRSPSDSSTASTPVTEQIERALDEVTSSQPPPLPPPPPAQETQVSSPGLDGEESSKEARAAGPTEEPPQAPQPSQGQGSPTEDLMFMVPPEQAVLAAALEPTMADTAAADTSAADAIDTNTAAADTAVANTITPAAASLIDLWPGNGEGGSVPQAEPRAPTPPLGAEVTLAEVPLLDKVAQEPLPPASEGCANLLNFDELPEPPATFCDPEEEVEREPLAAPQALALPSALEELDQEPEPELEPEPEPEPEPESHLLTNGETTQKEGTQASEGYFSQSQEEEFTQSEELCAKAPPPVFYNKPPEIDITCWDADPVPEEEEGFEGGD comes from the exons ATGGCCGGCGTCAGCTTCAGCGGCCACCGCCTGGAGCTGCTGGCGGCGTACGAGGAGGTGATTCGGGAGGAGAGCGCGGCCGACTG ggctCTGTACACATACGAGGATGGCTCAGATGACCTCAAGCTTGCAGCGTCAGGAG AGGGGGGCTTGCAGGAGCTCTCGGGCCACTTCGAGAACCAGAAGGTGATGTACGGCTTCTGCAGTGTCAAGGACTCCCAGGCTGCTCTGCCAAAATACGTGCTCATCAACTGG GTTGGTGAAGACGTGCCTGATGCCCGAAAATGTGCTTGTGCCAGCCACGTGGCTAAGGTGGCTGAGTTCTTCCAG GGTGTGGACGTGATCGTGAATGCCAGCAGCGTGGAAGACATAGACGCGGGCGCCATCGGGCAGCGGCTCTCCAATGGGCTGGCACGGCTCTCTAGCCCAGTGCTGCACCGGCTGCGGCTGCGCGAGGATGAGAACGCTGAGCCGGTG GGCACCACCTATCAGAAGACTGATGCAGCTGTAGAAATGAAGCGGATTAACCGTGAGCAATTCTGGGAGCAGGCCAAG aaggaggaggagctgcgGAAGGAGGAGGAGCGGAAGAAGGCCCTGGATGAGAGGCTCAGGTTTGAGCAGGAGCGCATGGAGCAGGAGCGCATGGAGCAGGAGGAGCGGGAGCGGCGCTACCGAGAGCGGGAACAGCAGATTGAGGAGCACAG GAGGAAACAGCAGACTTTAGAAGCTGAGGAGGCCAAGAGGCGGTTGAAGGAGCAGTCTATCTTT GGTGACCagcaggatgaggaggaagagaccCAGATGAAGAAGTCAGAATCAGAGGTAGAG GAGGCAGCGGCCATTATTGCCCAGCGGCCTGACAACCCACGGGAATTCTTCAAGCAGCAGGAACGAGTCGCATCGGCCTCCGCGGGCAGTTGCGATGTGCCCTCACCCTTCAACCACCGGCCAG GTCGTCCGTACTGCCCTTTCATAAAGGCATCGGACAGtgggccttcctcctcctcctcctcctcttcctcccctccacgGACTCCCTTTCCCTATATCACCTGTCACCGCACCCcaaatctctcttcctccctcccat GCAGTCACCTGGACAGCCACCGGAGGATGgcacccacccccatccccacccggAGCCCATCTGACTCCAGCACGGCCTCTACCCCTGTCACTGAGCAGATCGAGCGGGCCCTGGATGAAGTCACGTCCTCACAGCCTCCAccgctgccaccaccaccaccagcccaAG AGACCCAGGTGAGCAGCCCTGGGCTGGATGGTGAAGaaagcagcaaggaggccagagcAGCTGGCCCCACGGAGGAGCCTCCTCAGGCACCACAGCCTTCCCAGGGGCAAGGCAGCCCCACGGAGGACTTGATGTTCATGGTGCCTCCAGAGCAGGCTGTCCTGGCTGCCGCTCTGGAGCCTACCATGGCTGATACTGCCGCAGCTGACACCTCGGCAGCTGACGCCATTGACACCAACACTGCCGCCGCTGACACCGCTGTTGCCAACACCATCACCCCTGCCGCTGCCAGCCTCATTGACCTATGGCCTGGCAATGGTGAAGGGGGCTCTGTACCCCAGGCTGAGCCTAGGGCCCCCACACCACCCTTGGGTGCCGAGGTCACTCTGGCAGAGGTGCCCCTGCTAGACAAGGTGGCTCAGGAGCCACTGCCGCCAGCAAGTGAAGGCTGTGCCAACCTTCTCAACTTTGACGAgctgcctgagccacctgccaccTTCTGTGACCCAGAGGAGGAAGTAGAAAGGGAGCCCCTGGCTGCACCCCAGGCCCtagctctgccctctgctctaGAGGAGCTGGATcaggagccggagccggagctgGAGCCTGAGCcagagccggagccggagcccgAGTCCCACCTGCTGACCAATGGCGAGACCACCCAGAAGGAGGGGACCCAG GCCAGTGAGGGGTACTTCAGCCAATCACAGGAGGAGGAGTTTACCCAATCGGAAGAGCTGTGTGCAAAGGCTCCGCCTCCTGTGTTCTACAACAAACCTCCAG AAATCGACATCACCTGCTGGGATGCGGACCCAGTACCGGAAGAAGAGGAGGGCTTCGAGGGTGGCGATTAG
- the DBN1 gene encoding drebrin isoform X2, whose amino-acid sequence MAGVSFSGHRLELLAAYEEVIREESAADWALYTYEDGSDDLKLAASGEGGLQELSGHFENQKVMYGFCSVKDSQAALPKYVLINWVGEDVPDARKCACASHVAKVAEFFQGVDVIVNASSVEDIDAGAIGQRLSNGLARLSSPVLHRLRLREDENAEPVGTTYQKTDAAVEMKRINREQFWEQAKKEEELRKEEERKKALDERLRFEQERMEQERMEQEERERRYREREQQIEEHRRKQQTLEAEEAKRRLKEQSIFGDQQDEEEETQMKKSESEVEEAAAIIAQRPDNPREFFKQQERVASASAGSCDVPSPFNHRPGSHLDSHRRMAPTPIPTRSPSDSSTASTPVTEQIERALDEVTSSQPPPLPPPPPAQETQVSSPGLDGEESSKEARAAGPTEEPPQAPQPSQGQGSPTEDLMFMVPPEQAVLAAALEPTMADTAAADTSAADAIDTNTAAADTAVANTITPAAASLIDLWPGNGEGGSVPQAEPRAPTPPLGAEVTLAEVPLLDKVAQEPLPPASEGCANLLNFDELPEPPATFCDPEEEVEREPLAAPQALALPSALEELDQEPEPELEPEPEPEPEPESHLLTNGETTQKEGTQASEGYFSQSQEEEFTQSEELCAKAPPPVFYNKPPEIDITCWDADPVPEEEEGFEGGD is encoded by the exons ATGGCCGGCGTCAGCTTCAGCGGCCACCGCCTGGAGCTGCTGGCGGCGTACGAGGAGGTGATTCGGGAGGAGAGCGCGGCCGACTG ggctCTGTACACATACGAGGATGGCTCAGATGACCTCAAGCTTGCAGCGTCAGGAG AGGGGGGCTTGCAGGAGCTCTCGGGCCACTTCGAGAACCAGAAGGTGATGTACGGCTTCTGCAGTGTCAAGGACTCCCAGGCTGCTCTGCCAAAATACGTGCTCATCAACTGG GTTGGTGAAGACGTGCCTGATGCCCGAAAATGTGCTTGTGCCAGCCACGTGGCTAAGGTGGCTGAGTTCTTCCAG GGTGTGGACGTGATCGTGAATGCCAGCAGCGTGGAAGACATAGACGCGGGCGCCATCGGGCAGCGGCTCTCCAATGGGCTGGCACGGCTCTCTAGCCCAGTGCTGCACCGGCTGCGGCTGCGCGAGGATGAGAACGCTGAGCCGGTG GGCACCACCTATCAGAAGACTGATGCAGCTGTAGAAATGAAGCGGATTAACCGTGAGCAATTCTGGGAGCAGGCCAAG aaggaggaggagctgcgGAAGGAGGAGGAGCGGAAGAAGGCCCTGGATGAGAGGCTCAGGTTTGAGCAGGAGCGCATGGAGCAGGAGCGCATGGAGCAGGAGGAGCGGGAGCGGCGCTACCGAGAGCGGGAACAGCAGATTGAGGAGCACAG GAGGAAACAGCAGACTTTAGAAGCTGAGGAGGCCAAGAGGCGGTTGAAGGAGCAGTCTATCTTT GGTGACCagcaggatgaggaggaagagaccCAGATGAAGAAGTCAGAATCAGAGGTAGAG GAGGCAGCGGCCATTATTGCCCAGCGGCCTGACAACCCACGGGAATTCTTCAAGCAGCAGGAACGAGTCGCATCGGCCTCCGCGGGCAGTTGCGATGTGCCCTCACCCTTCAACCACCGGCCAG GCAGTCACCTGGACAGCCACCGGAGGATGgcacccacccccatccccacccggAGCCCATCTGACTCCAGCACGGCCTCTACCCCTGTCACTGAGCAGATCGAGCGGGCCCTGGATGAAGTCACGTCCTCACAGCCTCCAccgctgccaccaccaccaccagcccaAG AGACCCAGGTGAGCAGCCCTGGGCTGGATGGTGAAGaaagcagcaaggaggccagagcAGCTGGCCCCACGGAGGAGCCTCCTCAGGCACCACAGCCTTCCCAGGGGCAAGGCAGCCCCACGGAGGACTTGATGTTCATGGTGCCTCCAGAGCAGGCTGTCCTGGCTGCCGCTCTGGAGCCTACCATGGCTGATACTGCCGCAGCTGACACCTCGGCAGCTGACGCCATTGACACCAACACTGCCGCCGCTGACACCGCTGTTGCCAACACCATCACCCCTGCCGCTGCCAGCCTCATTGACCTATGGCCTGGCAATGGTGAAGGGGGCTCTGTACCCCAGGCTGAGCCTAGGGCCCCCACACCACCCTTGGGTGCCGAGGTCACTCTGGCAGAGGTGCCCCTGCTAGACAAGGTGGCTCAGGAGCCACTGCCGCCAGCAAGTGAAGGCTGTGCCAACCTTCTCAACTTTGACGAgctgcctgagccacctgccaccTTCTGTGACCCAGAGGAGGAAGTAGAAAGGGAGCCCCTGGCTGCACCCCAGGCCCtagctctgccctctgctctaGAGGAGCTGGATcaggagccggagccggagctgGAGCCTGAGCcagagccggagccggagcccgAGTCCCACCTGCTGACCAATGGCGAGACCACCCAGAAGGAGGGGACCCAG GCCAGTGAGGGGTACTTCAGCCAATCACAGGAGGAGGAGTTTACCCAATCGGAAGAGCTGTGTGCAAAGGCTCCGCCTCCTGTGTTCTACAACAAACCTCCAG AAATCGACATCACCTGCTGGGATGCGGACCCAGTACCGGAAGAAGAGGAGGGCTTCGAGGGTGGCGATTAG
- the DBN1 gene encoding drebrin isoform X5 — protein sequence MLGGQSGRDTDLGAGGGDKMARRPCHGTAALAGSQAWRNGRGRQALMSCRALYTYEDGSDDLKLAASGEGGLQELSGHFENQKVMYGFCSVKDSQAALPKYVLINWVGEDVPDARKCACASHVAKVAEFFQGVDVIVNASSVEDIDAGAIGQRLSNGLARLSSPVLHRLRLREDENAEPVGTTYQKTDAAVEMKRINREQFWEQAKKEEELRKEEERKKALDERLRFEQERMEQERMEQEERERRYREREQQIEEHRRKQQTLEAEEAKRRLKEQSIFGDQQDEEEETQMKKSESEVEEAAAIIAQRPDNPREFFKQQERVASASAGSCDVPSPFNHRPGRPYCPFIKASDSGPSSSSSSSSSPPRTPFPYITCHRTPNLSSSLPCSHLDSHRRMAPTPIPTRSPSDSSTASTPVTEQIERALDEVTSSQPPPLPPPPPAQETQVSSPGLDGEESSKEARAAGPTEEPPQAPQPSQGQGSPTEDLMFMVPPEQAVLAAALEPTMADTAAADTSAADAIDTNTAAADTAVANTITPAAASLIDLWPGNGEGGSVPQAEPRAPTPPLGAEVTLAEVPLLDKVAQEPLPPASEGCANLLNFDELPEPPATFCDPEEEVEREPLAAPQALALPSALEELDQEPEPELEPEPEPEPEPESHLLTNGETTQKEGTQASEGYFSQSQEEEFTQSEELCAKAPPPVFYNKPPEIDITCWDADPVPEEEEGFEGGD from the exons ATGCTGGGAGGGCAGTCAGGTAGGGATACTgacctgggggctggaggaggggacaagATGGCCAGGCGTCCATGCCATGGTACTGCAGCACTGGCgggcagccaggcctggaggAATGGACGCGGGAGACAAGCTCTCATGTCTTGCAG ggctCTGTACACATACGAGGATGGCTCAGATGACCTCAAGCTTGCAGCGTCAGGAG AGGGGGGCTTGCAGGAGCTCTCGGGCCACTTCGAGAACCAGAAGGTGATGTACGGCTTCTGCAGTGTCAAGGACTCCCAGGCTGCTCTGCCAAAATACGTGCTCATCAACTGG GTTGGTGAAGACGTGCCTGATGCCCGAAAATGTGCTTGTGCCAGCCACGTGGCTAAGGTGGCTGAGTTCTTCCAG GGTGTGGACGTGATCGTGAATGCCAGCAGCGTGGAAGACATAGACGCGGGCGCCATCGGGCAGCGGCTCTCCAATGGGCTGGCACGGCTCTCTAGCCCAGTGCTGCACCGGCTGCGGCTGCGCGAGGATGAGAACGCTGAGCCGGTG GGCACCACCTATCAGAAGACTGATGCAGCTGTAGAAATGAAGCGGATTAACCGTGAGCAATTCTGGGAGCAGGCCAAG aaggaggaggagctgcgGAAGGAGGAGGAGCGGAAGAAGGCCCTGGATGAGAGGCTCAGGTTTGAGCAGGAGCGCATGGAGCAGGAGCGCATGGAGCAGGAGGAGCGGGAGCGGCGCTACCGAGAGCGGGAACAGCAGATTGAGGAGCACAG GAGGAAACAGCAGACTTTAGAAGCTGAGGAGGCCAAGAGGCGGTTGAAGGAGCAGTCTATCTTT GGTGACCagcaggatgaggaggaagagaccCAGATGAAGAAGTCAGAATCAGAGGTAGAG GAGGCAGCGGCCATTATTGCCCAGCGGCCTGACAACCCACGGGAATTCTTCAAGCAGCAGGAACGAGTCGCATCGGCCTCCGCGGGCAGTTGCGATGTGCCCTCACCCTTCAACCACCGGCCAG GTCGTCCGTACTGCCCTTTCATAAAGGCATCGGACAGtgggccttcctcctcctcctcctcctcttcctcccctccacgGACTCCCTTTCCCTATATCACCTGTCACCGCACCCcaaatctctcttcctccctcccat GCAGTCACCTGGACAGCCACCGGAGGATGgcacccacccccatccccacccggAGCCCATCTGACTCCAGCACGGCCTCTACCCCTGTCACTGAGCAGATCGAGCGGGCCCTGGATGAAGTCACGTCCTCACAGCCTCCAccgctgccaccaccaccaccagcccaAG AGACCCAGGTGAGCAGCCCTGGGCTGGATGGTGAAGaaagcagcaaggaggccagagcAGCTGGCCCCACGGAGGAGCCTCCTCAGGCACCACAGCCTTCCCAGGGGCAAGGCAGCCCCACGGAGGACTTGATGTTCATGGTGCCTCCAGAGCAGGCTGTCCTGGCTGCCGCTCTGGAGCCTACCATGGCTGATACTGCCGCAGCTGACACCTCGGCAGCTGACGCCATTGACACCAACACTGCCGCCGCTGACACCGCTGTTGCCAACACCATCACCCCTGCCGCTGCCAGCCTCATTGACCTATGGCCTGGCAATGGTGAAGGGGGCTCTGTACCCCAGGCTGAGCCTAGGGCCCCCACACCACCCTTGGGTGCCGAGGTCACTCTGGCAGAGGTGCCCCTGCTAGACAAGGTGGCTCAGGAGCCACTGCCGCCAGCAAGTGAAGGCTGTGCCAACCTTCTCAACTTTGACGAgctgcctgagccacctgccaccTTCTGTGACCCAGAGGAGGAAGTAGAAAGGGAGCCCCTGGCTGCACCCCAGGCCCtagctctgccctctgctctaGAGGAGCTGGATcaggagccggagccggagctgGAGCCTGAGCcagagccggagccggagcccgAGTCCCACCTGCTGACCAATGGCGAGACCACCCAGAAGGAGGGGACCCAG GCCAGTGAGGGGTACTTCAGCCAATCACAGGAGGAGGAGTTTACCCAATCGGAAGAGCTGTGTGCAAAGGCTCCGCCTCCTGTGTTCTACAACAAACCTCCAG AAATCGACATCACCTGCTGGGATGCGGACCCAGTACCGGAAGAAGAGGAGGGCTTCGAGGGTGGCGATTAG
- the DBN1 gene encoding drebrin isoform X6: MLGGQSGRDTDLGAGGGDKMARRPCHGTAALAGSQAWRNGRGRQALMSCRALYTYEDGSDDLKLAASGEGGLQELSGHFENQKVMYGFCSVKDSQAALPKYVLINWVGEDVPDARKCACASHVAKVAEFFQGVDVIVNASSVEDIDAGAIGQRLSNGLARLSSPVLHRLRLREDENAEPVGTTYQKTDAAVEMKRINREQFWEQAKKEEELRKEEERKKALDERLRFEQERMEQERMEQEERERRYREREQQIEEHRRKQQTLEAEEAKRRLKEQSIFGDQQDEEEETQMKKSESEVEEAAAIIAQRPDNPREFFKQQERVASASAGSCDVPSPFNHRPGSHLDSHRRMAPTPIPTRSPSDSSTASTPVTEQIERALDEVTSSQPPPLPPPPPAQETQVSSPGLDGEESSKEARAAGPTEEPPQAPQPSQGQGSPTEDLMFMVPPEQAVLAAALEPTMADTAAADTSAADAIDTNTAAADTAVANTITPAAASLIDLWPGNGEGGSVPQAEPRAPTPPLGAEVTLAEVPLLDKVAQEPLPPASEGCANLLNFDELPEPPATFCDPEEEVEREPLAAPQALALPSALEELDQEPEPELEPEPEPEPEPESHLLTNGETTQKEGTQASEGYFSQSQEEEFTQSEELCAKAPPPVFYNKPPEIDITCWDADPVPEEEEGFEGGD; the protein is encoded by the exons ATGCTGGGAGGGCAGTCAGGTAGGGATACTgacctgggggctggaggaggggacaagATGGCCAGGCGTCCATGCCATGGTACTGCAGCACTGGCgggcagccaggcctggaggAATGGACGCGGGAGACAAGCTCTCATGTCTTGCAG ggctCTGTACACATACGAGGATGGCTCAGATGACCTCAAGCTTGCAGCGTCAGGAG AGGGGGGCTTGCAGGAGCTCTCGGGCCACTTCGAGAACCAGAAGGTGATGTACGGCTTCTGCAGTGTCAAGGACTCCCAGGCTGCTCTGCCAAAATACGTGCTCATCAACTGG GTTGGTGAAGACGTGCCTGATGCCCGAAAATGTGCTTGTGCCAGCCACGTGGCTAAGGTGGCTGAGTTCTTCCAG GGTGTGGACGTGATCGTGAATGCCAGCAGCGTGGAAGACATAGACGCGGGCGCCATCGGGCAGCGGCTCTCCAATGGGCTGGCACGGCTCTCTAGCCCAGTGCTGCACCGGCTGCGGCTGCGCGAGGATGAGAACGCTGAGCCGGTG GGCACCACCTATCAGAAGACTGATGCAGCTGTAGAAATGAAGCGGATTAACCGTGAGCAATTCTGGGAGCAGGCCAAG aaggaggaggagctgcgGAAGGAGGAGGAGCGGAAGAAGGCCCTGGATGAGAGGCTCAGGTTTGAGCAGGAGCGCATGGAGCAGGAGCGCATGGAGCAGGAGGAGCGGGAGCGGCGCTACCGAGAGCGGGAACAGCAGATTGAGGAGCACAG GAGGAAACAGCAGACTTTAGAAGCTGAGGAGGCCAAGAGGCGGTTGAAGGAGCAGTCTATCTTT GGTGACCagcaggatgaggaggaagagaccCAGATGAAGAAGTCAGAATCAGAGGTAGAG GAGGCAGCGGCCATTATTGCCCAGCGGCCTGACAACCCACGGGAATTCTTCAAGCAGCAGGAACGAGTCGCATCGGCCTCCGCGGGCAGTTGCGATGTGCCCTCACCCTTCAACCACCGGCCAG GCAGTCACCTGGACAGCCACCGGAGGATGgcacccacccccatccccacccggAGCCCATCTGACTCCAGCACGGCCTCTACCCCTGTCACTGAGCAGATCGAGCGGGCCCTGGATGAAGTCACGTCCTCACAGCCTCCAccgctgccaccaccaccaccagcccaAG AGACCCAGGTGAGCAGCCCTGGGCTGGATGGTGAAGaaagcagcaaggaggccagagcAGCTGGCCCCACGGAGGAGCCTCCTCAGGCACCACAGCCTTCCCAGGGGCAAGGCAGCCCCACGGAGGACTTGATGTTCATGGTGCCTCCAGAGCAGGCTGTCCTGGCTGCCGCTCTGGAGCCTACCATGGCTGATACTGCCGCAGCTGACACCTCGGCAGCTGACGCCATTGACACCAACACTGCCGCCGCTGACACCGCTGTTGCCAACACCATCACCCCTGCCGCTGCCAGCCTCATTGACCTATGGCCTGGCAATGGTGAAGGGGGCTCTGTACCCCAGGCTGAGCCTAGGGCCCCCACACCACCCTTGGGTGCCGAGGTCACTCTGGCAGAGGTGCCCCTGCTAGACAAGGTGGCTCAGGAGCCACTGCCGCCAGCAAGTGAAGGCTGTGCCAACCTTCTCAACTTTGACGAgctgcctgagccacctgccaccTTCTGTGACCCAGAGGAGGAAGTAGAAAGGGAGCCCCTGGCTGCACCCCAGGCCCtagctctgccctctgctctaGAGGAGCTGGATcaggagccggagccggagctgGAGCCTGAGCcagagccggagccggagcccgAGTCCCACCTGCTGACCAATGGCGAGACCACCCAGAAGGAGGGGACCCAG GCCAGTGAGGGGTACTTCAGCCAATCACAGGAGGAGGAGTTTACCCAATCGGAAGAGCTGTGTGCAAAGGCTCCGCCTCCTGTGTTCTACAACAAACCTCCAG AAATCGACATCACCTGCTGGGATGCGGACCCAGTACCGGAAGAAGAGGAGGGCTTCGAGGGTGGCGATTAG
- the DBN1 gene encoding drebrin isoform X3: MYGFCSVKDSQAALPKYVLINWVGEDVPDARKCACASHVAKVAEFFQGVDVIVNASSVEDIDAGAIGQRLSNGLARLSSPVLHRLRLREDENAEPVGTTYQKTDAAVEMKRINREQFWEQAKKEEELRKEEERKKALDERLRFEQERMEQERMEQEERERRYREREQQIEEHRRKQQTLEAEEAKRRLKEQSIFGDQQDEEEETQMKKSESEVEEAAAIIAQRPDNPREFFKQQERVASASAGSCDVPSPFNHRPGRPYCPFIKASDSGPSSSSSSSSSPPRTPFPYITCHRTPNLSSSLPCSHLDSHRRMAPTPIPTRSPSDSSTASTPVTEQIERALDEVTSSQPPPLPPPPPAQETQVSSPGLDGEESSKEARAAGPTEEPPQAPQPSQGQGSPTEDLMFMVPPEQAVLAAALEPTMADTAAADTSAADAIDTNTAAADTAVANTITPAAASLIDLWPGNGEGGSVPQAEPRAPTPPLGAEVTLAEVPLLDKVAQEPLPPASEGCANLLNFDELPEPPATFCDPEEEVEREPLAAPQALALPSALEELDQEPEPELEPEPEPEPEPESHLLTNGETTQKEGTQASEGYFSQSQEEEFTQSEELCAKAPPPVFYNKPPEIDITCWDADPVPEEEEGFEGGD, from the exons ATGTACGGCTTCTGCAGTGTCAAGGACTCCCAGGCTGCTCTGCCAAAATACGTGCTCATCAACTGG GTTGGTGAAGACGTGCCTGATGCCCGAAAATGTGCTTGTGCCAGCCACGTGGCTAAGGTGGCTGAGTTCTTCCAG GGTGTGGACGTGATCGTGAATGCCAGCAGCGTGGAAGACATAGACGCGGGCGCCATCGGGCAGCGGCTCTCCAATGGGCTGGCACGGCTCTCTAGCCCAGTGCTGCACCGGCTGCGGCTGCGCGAGGATGAGAACGCTGAGCCGGTG GGCACCACCTATCAGAAGACTGATGCAGCTGTAGAAATGAAGCGGATTAACCGTGAGCAATTCTGGGAGCAGGCCAAG aaggaggaggagctgcgGAAGGAGGAGGAGCGGAAGAAGGCCCTGGATGAGAGGCTCAGGTTTGAGCAGGAGCGCATGGAGCAGGAGCGCATGGAGCAGGAGGAGCGGGAGCGGCGCTACCGAGAGCGGGAACAGCAGATTGAGGAGCACAG GAGGAAACAGCAGACTTTAGAAGCTGAGGAGGCCAAGAGGCGGTTGAAGGAGCAGTCTATCTTT GGTGACCagcaggatgaggaggaagagaccCAGATGAAGAAGTCAGAATCAGAGGTAGAG GAGGCAGCGGCCATTATTGCCCAGCGGCCTGACAACCCACGGGAATTCTTCAAGCAGCAGGAACGAGTCGCATCGGCCTCCGCGGGCAGTTGCGATGTGCCCTCACCCTTCAACCACCGGCCAG GTCGTCCGTACTGCCCTTTCATAAAGGCATCGGACAGtgggccttcctcctcctcctcctcctcttcctcccctccacgGACTCCCTTTCCCTATATCACCTGTCACCGCACCCcaaatctctcttcctccctcccat GCAGTCACCTGGACAGCCACCGGAGGATGgcacccacccccatccccacccggAGCCCATCTGACTCCAGCACGGCCTCTACCCCTGTCACTGAGCAGATCGAGCGGGCCCTGGATGAAGTCACGTCCTCACAGCCTCCAccgctgccaccaccaccaccagcccaAG AGACCCAGGTGAGCAGCCCTGGGCTGGATGGTGAAGaaagcagcaaggaggccagagcAGCTGGCCCCACGGAGGAGCCTCCTCAGGCACCACAGCCTTCCCAGGGGCAAGGCAGCCCCACGGAGGACTTGATGTTCATGGTGCCTCCAGAGCAGGCTGTCCTGGCTGCCGCTCTGGAGCCTACCATGGCTGATACTGCCGCAGCTGACACCTCGGCAGCTGACGCCATTGACACCAACACTGCCGCCGCTGACACCGCTGTTGCCAACACCATCACCCCTGCCGCTGCCAGCCTCATTGACCTATGGCCTGGCAATGGTGAAGGGGGCTCTGTACCCCAGGCTGAGCCTAGGGCCCCCACACCACCCTTGGGTGCCGAGGTCACTCTGGCAGAGGTGCCCCTGCTAGACAAGGTGGCTCAGGAGCCACTGCCGCCAGCAAGTGAAGGCTGTGCCAACCTTCTCAACTTTGACGAgctgcctgagccacctgccaccTTCTGTGACCCAGAGGAGGAAGTAGAAAGGGAGCCCCTGGCTGCACCCCAGGCCCtagctctgccctctgctctaGAGGAGCTGGATcaggagccggagccggagctgGAGCCTGAGCcagagccggagccggagcccgAGTCCCACCTGCTGACCAATGGCGAGACCACCCAGAAGGAGGGGACCCAG GCCAGTGAGGGGTACTTCAGCCAATCACAGGAGGAGGAGTTTACCCAATCGGAAGAGCTGTGTGCAAAGGCTCCGCCTCCTGTGTTCTACAACAAACCTCCAG AAATCGACATCACCTGCTGGGATGCGGACCCAGTACCGGAAGAAGAGGAGGGCTTCGAGGGTGGCGATTAG